A region of Polyangia bacterium DNA encodes the following proteins:
- a CDS encoding NADH-quinone oxidoreductase subunit M, whose product MGILALITLLPLAGAALVMLIPRDEESVHRGLGLATALATFVVSLFILPDFDAAQSGFQLEVNRLWIDQLGIRFHLGVDGISLWLVLLTTFLIPLTLLSPQAIGIRNIRVREFTVAMLVLEAGMIGAFLALDLFVFYVFWELMLIPMYFIIGIWGGERRLYAAVKFVIYTLVGSLLMLVAILYLYSQFRAATGTFSFDYTQLSHLTLPFVPQLMCFAAFALAFAIKVPVFPLHTWLPDAHVEAPTGGSVILAGVMLKFGTYGLLRFALPMFPLAAAEAAPLISILAVIGIVYGALMAYVQEDAKKLVAYSSVSHLGFVVLGLMTLSVTGTQGALYQMLAHGISTGGLFLGVGLLYDRRHSRKLADFGGLWAKMPVFAACFLVIVLASVGLPGLCGFVGEFLVLLGAFTADKTWATSGLPEMFPASKLLAGISASAVILAAMYLLSMYQKLMFGPLDKPENKSAHMRDISGRETWVFGIVIVAALVMGIWPKPILDRSEKSVQAYLSLYGERLRDARKAPDAPAHVFPALAAAAAPPAAKGANQ is encoded by the coding sequence ATGGGCATCCTGGCGCTCATCACGCTGCTGCCGCTGGCCGGCGCCGCGTTGGTGATGCTGATCCCGCGCGACGAGGAGTCTGTTCACCGGGGCCTGGGCCTGGCGACGGCGCTGGCGACGTTCGTGGTGTCGCTGTTCATCCTGCCGGACTTCGATGCGGCGCAATCCGGCTTTCAGCTGGAGGTGAACCGCCTCTGGATCGATCAGCTGGGGATCCGGTTTCACCTGGGCGTCGACGGCATCTCGCTGTGGCTTGTTCTTCTGACGACGTTCTTGATCCCGCTGACCTTGTTGTCGCCACAGGCCATCGGCATTCGCAATATTCGCGTGCGCGAGTTCACCGTCGCCATGCTGGTGCTGGAAGCCGGCATGATCGGCGCCTTTCTGGCGCTGGACCTGTTCGTCTTCTACGTGTTCTGGGAGCTGATGCTGATCCCGATGTACTTCATCATCGGCATCTGGGGCGGCGAGCGGCGCCTGTACGCCGCGGTGAAGTTCGTCATCTACACGCTGGTCGGATCGCTGCTGATGCTGGTGGCGATCCTTTATCTGTATTCGCAGTTCCGCGCCGCCACCGGGACCTTCAGCTTTGATTACACGCAGCTTTCGCACCTGACGCTGCCGTTCGTGCCGCAGTTGATGTGCTTCGCCGCCTTCGCGCTGGCCTTCGCCATCAAGGTTCCAGTGTTCCCGCTGCACACCTGGCTGCCCGACGCCCACGTCGAAGCGCCCACCGGTGGCTCGGTGATCCTGGCCGGCGTGATGCTGAAGTTCGGGACCTACGGCTTGCTGCGCTTCGCCCTGCCGATGTTCCCGCTGGCCGCCGCCGAGGCCGCGCCGCTGATCTCGATCCTGGCGGTGATCGGCATCGTCTACGGCGCGCTGATGGCGTACGTGCAGGAAGACGCGAAGAAGCTGGTGGCGTATTCATCGGTCTCGCACCTGGGCTTCGTGGTGCTGGGGTTGATGACCTTGTCAGTGACGGGGACGCAGGGGGCGCTGTATCAGATGCTGGCGCACGGGATCTCGACCGGTGGCTTGTTCTTGGGCGTGGGCTTGCTGTACGACCGGCGGCACTCGCGCAAGCTGGCCGACTTTGGTGGGCTGTGGGCGAAGATGCCGGTGTTCGCGGCGTGCTTCCTGGTGATCGTGCTGGCCTCCGTCGGGCTGCCCGGCCTGTGCGGCTTCGTCGGCGAGTTCCTGGTCCTGCTGGGGGCCTTCACCGCCGACAAGACCTGGGCGACGTCCGGTCTGCCCGAGATGTTTCCGGCCTCGAAGCTGCTGGCGGGGATCTCTGCGTCGGCGGTCATCCTGGCGGCGATGTATTTGCTCAGCATGTACCAGAAGCTGATGTTCGGTCCGCTGGACAAGCCGGAGAACAAGTCGGCGCACATGCGTGACATCAGCGGCCGCGAGACCTGGGTGTTCGGCATCGTCATCGTCGCCGCGCTGGTGATGGGCATCTGGCCAAAGCCGATCCTCGATCGATCGGAGAAATCGGTGCAGGCGTATCTCAGTCTCTACGGCGAACGGCTGCGTGACGCGCGCAAGGCGCCGGACGCGCCGGCGCACGTCTTCCCGGCGCTGGCGGCGGCCGCGGCGCCGCCAGCCGCTAAGGGAGCCAACCAATGA
- the nuoL gene encoding NADH-quinone oxidoreductase subunit L: MAFNLRLIPLLPFLGAALLLLFGRRWKRDTVVVVAATAIAAACLVAIDAYFSKLPEAAEMGGLRDVVWTWFSAGELKIDLAFRLDALSGLLCLIITFIGFLIHVYASGYMAHEADYARFFGYLNLFCGAMLVLVLGDNLPVMFIGWEGVGLCSYLLIGFWYTDNANANAGRKAFITNRIGDFGFLLGMFLLFQYTGTLNFGDLGNGAALTQPLWGQSVAFWVCLFLFIGATGKSAQIPLYVWLPDAMAGPTPVSALIHAATMVTAGVYMVARLHVLFMLAPAALAIVAIVGALTALFAAIIGFAQTDFKKVLAYSTVSQLGFMFAGVGTGNFEAGVFHLYTHAFFKAGLFLCAGSVMHAMSGSGDITIMGGLRKKVPWTHGVFFVCWLAICGLPIFSGFFSKDAIISGAFATEIYGPDLFWVGKLVGAMLMLAALGTAFYMSRLYFLVFSGDKTRASHEIQHHIHESPGVMVGPLVILAVGAGLGGLIGAPTGLFGHPEWNFLAHTLEPAIGPELDVPRTTEIVFMLASAALALGGIGLAYVFYGGGYRQPALSFAKAVPGLVTLVYEKFRVDELYDFLFVRPLKKLSRGLFFVVDRIIIDKLLVEGVGALVDLVGRLARLFQSGDSQRYMAVFAVGVALIVVFATRPTTPSELKVHVSGRSVDVDARRGGRPSARPLEYTFDFNGDGKTDSKGTNPEAHYAYEKAGRYDIKVSVVDPRWGTESSLTRTIEVP; encoded by the coding sequence ATGGCCTTCAATCTTCGCCTGATTCCTCTGCTGCCGTTCCTGGGCGCCGCGCTGCTGCTGCTGTTCGGGCGACGCTGGAAGCGCGACACCGTGGTGGTGGTGGCCGCCACCGCCATCGCCGCCGCCTGCCTGGTCGCCATCGACGCCTATTTCAGCAAGCTGCCCGAGGCTGCGGAGATGGGCGGCCTGCGCGACGTGGTGTGGACCTGGTTCTCCGCCGGCGAGCTGAAGATCGATCTGGCGTTCCGGCTGGACGCGCTGTCCGGTCTTTTGTGCCTGATCATCACGTTCATCGGTTTCCTCATTCACGTCTACGCCTCCGGCTACATGGCGCACGAGGCGGACTACGCGCGTTTCTTCGGTTACCTGAATCTGTTCTGTGGCGCCATGCTGGTCCTGGTCCTGGGCGACAACCTGCCGGTGATGTTCATCGGGTGGGAAGGCGTCGGTCTCTGCAGCTACCTGCTGATCGGTTTTTGGTACACCGACAACGCCAACGCCAACGCCGGCAGGAAAGCCTTCATCACCAACCGCATCGGTGACTTTGGCTTTCTGCTGGGCATGTTCCTGCTGTTTCAATACACGGGGACCTTGAACTTCGGCGACCTCGGCAACGGGGCGGCGCTGACGCAGCCCTTGTGGGGGCAGTCGGTGGCCTTCTGGGTTTGTCTGTTCCTGTTCATCGGCGCCACCGGCAAGTCGGCACAGATTCCGCTATACGTCTGGCTGCCCGACGCCATGGCCGGTCCTACGCCGGTTTCGGCACTGATTCACGCCGCGACGATGGTGACCGCCGGCGTGTACATGGTGGCGCGCCTGCACGTGCTGTTCATGCTGGCGCCGGCGGCGCTGGCCATCGTGGCCATCGTCGGCGCGCTGACCGCGTTGTTCGCGGCGATCATCGGGTTCGCGCAGACGGACTTCAAGAAGGTGCTGGCCTATTCAACCGTCAGCCAGCTGGGCTTCATGTTCGCCGGAGTCGGCACCGGCAACTTCGAAGCCGGGGTTTTTCATCTCTACACGCACGCCTTCTTCAAGGCGGGTCTGTTCTTGTGCGCCGGTTCGGTCATGCACGCCATGAGCGGATCGGGCGACATCACCATCATGGGCGGCCTGCGAAAGAAGGTGCCGTGGACCCACGGCGTGTTCTTCGTTTGCTGGTTGGCCATCTGCGGCCTGCCGATCTTCTCGGGCTTTTTCTCCAAGGACGCCATCATCTCGGGCGCGTTCGCGACGGAGATTTACGGTCCCGATTTGTTCTGGGTCGGCAAGCTGGTGGGCGCCATGCTGATGCTGGCCGCGCTGGGCACGGCGTTCTACATGTCGCGTCTTTATTTCCTGGTCTTCAGCGGCGACAAGACGCGCGCCTCGCATGAGATCCAGCACCACATTCACGAATCGCCCGGCGTGATGGTGGGGCCGCTGGTGATTCTGGCGGTGGGCGCCGGCCTGGGCGGCTTGATCGGCGCGCCCACCGGATTGTTCGGCCACCCGGAGTGGAATTTCCTGGCCCACACCCTGGAGCCGGCCATCGGCCCCGAGCTGGACGTTCCCCGCACCACCGAGATCGTCTTCATGCTGGCGTCGGCGGCGCTGGCCCTGGGCGGCATTGGGCTCGCCTACGTGTTCTATGGCGGCGGTTATCGCCAGCCGGCACTTAGTTTCGCCAAGGCCGTTCCCGGCCTGGTGACGCTGGTGTACGAGAAATTCCGCGTCGACGAGCTGTACGACTTTCTGTTCGTCCGCCCGCTGAAGAAGCTGTCGCGCGGGCTTTTCTTCGTCGTCGATCGCATCATCATCGACAAGCTGCTGGTCGAAGGTGTGGGCGCGCTGGTCGACCTGGTGGGGCGCCTCGCGCGCCTCTTCCAAAGCGGCGACAGCCAACGGTACATGGCGGTTTTTGCCGTCGGTGTGGCGCTGATCGTTGTCTTCGCCACGCGCCCGACCACGCCCTCTGAATTGAAGGTGCACGTCAGCGGCCGTTCGGTGGACGTCGACGCGCGCCGGGGTGGACGCCCGTCGGCGCGCCCGCTGGAGTACACCTTCGATTTCAACGGCGACGGCAAGACCGACAGCAAGGGCACCAACCCCGAGGCGCATTACGCCTACGAGAAGGCCGGCCGATACGACATCAAGGTCAGCGTCGTCGACCCGCGCTGGGGAACCGAGAGCAGCCTGACCCGCACCATCGAGGTTCCGTAA
- the nuoK gene encoding NADH-quinone oxidoreductase subunit NuoK gives MPTHYYLTLSFVLFLIGSGGVLLRRNAIIVLMGIELQLNAGNLALLAYSRALGDQKGQVFAFIVIALAAAEAAVGLAILVGLFRSRQTVNLDEASLMKR, from the coding sequence ATGCCGACGCACTACTACCTGACGCTGTCTTTTGTGTTGTTCCTGATCGGCTCGGGCGGCGTCCTTTTGCGCCGCAACGCCATCATCGTTCTGATGGGCATCGAGCTGCAGCTCAACGCCGGTAACCTGGCGCTGCTGGCGTATTCGCGCGCCCTGGGCGATCAAAAAGGCCAGGTGTTCGCCTTCATCGTCATCGCGCTGGCCGCGGCCGAGGCGGCGGTGGGCCTGGCCATCTTGGTGGGCCTGTTCCGCAGTCGGCAGACCGTCAACCTGGACGAAGCGTCCTTGATGAAGCGCTGA
- a CDS encoding NADH-quinone oxidoreductase subunit J, translating into MGPIGATPGLGEQLLFWVLAAWVVGGALFTMTRRNPVTAVMSLVGTFFALAATYASLSAHFLAIIQILVYAGAIMVLFIFVVMILNREEITPVTPRGLVMRLLGVGAGLYLTRVFVRVLLTTPGPDVPPKIPDSFGTVAAIGEILFRDFLYPFEAVSLLLLVAIVGGVVISRSHQKEVAAEIAAERRKAIEEMAHANYPGPDDAALDAPGAHHPGGHH; encoded by the coding sequence ATGGGCCCGATCGGAGCCACGCCAGGGTTGGGCGAGCAGCTACTGTTCTGGGTGCTGGCGGCCTGGGTGGTGGGCGGCGCGCTGTTCACCATGACCCGACGCAACCCGGTGACGGCGGTGATGTCGCTGGTAGGGACTTTCTTTGCTCTGGCGGCCACCTATGCGTCGCTGTCGGCGCACTTCCTGGCCATCATCCAGATCCTGGTCTACGCCGGCGCCATCATGGTGCTGTTCATCTTCGTGGTGATGATCCTGAACCGCGAGGAGATCACCCCCGTGACTCCGCGCGGTCTGGTCATGCGTTTGCTGGGCGTGGGTGCCGGCCTTTACCTGACGCGGGTCTTCGTCCGCGTTCTGCTGACCACGCCCGGCCCTGACGTGCCGCCGAAGATCCCGGACAGCTTCGGCACTGTCGCCGCCATCGGCGAGATCTTGTTTCGCGATTTTCTTTATCCGTTCGAGGCGGTGTCGTTGCTGTTGCTGGTGGCCATCGTCGGCGGCGTGGTGATCTCGCGGTCGCACCAGAAAGAGGTCGCCGCCGAGATCGCCGCCGAGCGCCGCAAGGCCATCGAAGAGATGGCGCACGCCAATTACCCGGGGCCCGACGACGCGGCCCTGGACGCGCCCGGCGCGCATCACCCGGGGGGCCATCACTGA
- the nuoF gene encoding NADH-quinone oxidoreductase subunit NuoF translates to MSWQDAKDVKIVTKNFGVDGSHKLSVYTERGGWQAFRKALTLPPAALTDEVKKSNLRGRGGAGFPTGMKWSFIPKEARTVYLVVNADESEPGTCKDRELLAYDPHLLLEGMAIASYALGCKHAYIYIRGEMMREARIVQAAIDEAYAGGFLGKEHAVGTGGNPFKLEITLHRGAGAYICGEETALLNSLEGKRGWPRLKPPFPAVKGLFQQATIVNNVETLMNVPDIVTKGGEWFARLGTPKSGGTRIVCVSGHVKKPGVFELPMGIPFRDIIYDVCGGIPGGRALKGLIPGGSSMPPLDANEIDVPVEFDALMTDPRIKDVEVKPGVPFDMGGGRKLKTMAGSGGVVVFDDSTDVVALCARIMRFYAHESCGQCTPCREGTGWLARVCTRLAKGQGEAGDVELLANIAHGIAGNTICPLGEAAAWPMLGFLTKFRADFEHKLRKAA, encoded by the coding sequence ATGAGCTGGCAGGACGCCAAGGACGTCAAGATCGTCACCAAGAACTTTGGCGTGGACGGCAGCCACAAGCTGTCGGTCTACACCGAACGCGGCGGCTGGCAGGCCTTCCGCAAGGCGCTGACCTTGCCGCCGGCGGCGCTGACCGACGAGGTGAAAAAGTCGAACCTGCGCGGCCGCGGCGGCGCCGGCTTTCCGACGGGAATGAAGTGGTCGTTCATCCCGAAGGAGGCGCGCACAGTCTATCTGGTGGTCAACGCCGACGAGTCCGAGCCCGGCACGTGCAAGGACCGCGAGCTTCTGGCGTACGACCCGCACCTTTTGCTGGAAGGAATGGCCATCGCGTCGTACGCGCTTGGCTGCAAGCACGCTTATATCTACATCCGCGGCGAGATGATGCGCGAGGCGCGCATTGTTCAGGCGGCCATCGACGAGGCCTACGCGGGCGGATTTCTGGGCAAGGAGCACGCGGTCGGCACCGGCGGCAACCCGTTCAAGCTGGAGATCACGCTGCACCGGGGCGCCGGCGCGTACATCTGCGGCGAAGAGACGGCGTTGTTGAACTCTCTGGAGGGCAAGCGCGGCTGGCCGCGCCTCAAGCCGCCGTTCCCGGCGGTGAAGGGCCTGTTCCAGCAGGCGACCATCGTCAACAACGTCGAGACGCTCATGAACGTGCCCGACATCGTCACCAAGGGCGGCGAGTGGTTCGCCAGGCTGGGGACCCCGAAGTCGGGCGGCACGCGCATCGTCTGCGTCTCGGGCCACGTGAAGAAGCCGGGCGTGTTCGAGCTGCCGATGGGGATTCCGTTTCGCGACATTATCTATGATGTGTGCGGCGGCATTCCCGGTGGCCGCGCGCTGAAGGGATTGATCCCCGGCGGCAGCTCGATGCCGCCCCTCGACGCCAACGAGATCGACGTTCCGGTGGAATTCGACGCGTTGATGACCGACCCGCGCATCAAGGACGTCGAGGTGAAACCCGGTGTGCCGTTCGACATGGGCGGCGGCCGCAAGCTCAAGACCATGGCCGGCTCGGGCGGCGTGGTGGTGTTCGACGACAGCACCGACGTGGTCGCGTTATGCGCGCGCATCATGCGCTTTTACGCCCACGAATCCTGCGGCCAGTGCACGCCGTGCCGCGAAGGCACCGGCTGGCTGGCGCGCGTGTGCACGCGGCTGGCAAAGGGCCAGGGCGAGGCCGGCGACGTCGAGCTTTTGGCCAACATCGCCCACGGCATCGCCGGCAACACCATCTGCCCGCTGGGCGAGGCGGCGGCCTGGCCCATGCTGGGGTTCCTGACGAAATTTCGCGCCGACTTCGAGCACAAGCTCAGGAAGGCGGCGTAA